A section of the Leptospira kobayashii genome encodes:
- a CDS encoding DUF455 family protein produces the protein MKLSDYAKHLLLSPNLEDKLISPLKVWEEEIELVPIRMEKPVREDRLSFSDKKVKIPRLEHLNQTSAKGLTLHHFANHELMAIELFAWAILAFPDAPIHVKYGFIKTIEEEQSHLKLYIKRMSDFGIGFGDIPLNYIFWKQIPKLQSLEEFTAVLSISFEGANLDYSQVYAKAFHHFGDFETAEIMMRIFEDEIKHVKRGMRVFQNGIPEGKSDWDYYLSLIQFPFTPRRAKGYYFIPETRRMAGMSESFIQSLGDYTDEYTSRVNHRILERFSLDETVWKKSDLPKTHLSG, from the coding sequence ATGAAACTTTCGGATTACGCCAAGCACTTGTTACTTTCTCCGAACCTGGAGGATAAACTTATTTCCCCGCTCAAGGTATGGGAAGAAGAAATAGAATTGGTTCCCATCCGCATGGAAAAACCGGTCCGGGAAGATCGTTTGTCTTTCTCCGATAAAAAAGTCAAAATTCCCAGATTGGAACATTTGAATCAAACCAGTGCGAAGGGATTGACTCTTCATCATTTTGCAAATCATGAATTGATGGCGATTGAACTTTTTGCCTGGGCGATCCTTGCTTTTCCCGACGCACCCATTCATGTGAAATACGGTTTTATCAAAACCATCGAAGAAGAACAATCCCATCTCAAACTTTATATCAAGCGAATGTCCGACTTTGGAATCGGATTCGGAGACATCCCTCTCAATTATATATTTTGGAAACAGATCCCTAAACTACAATCTTTGGAAGAGTTTACTGCGGTATTATCCATTTCTTTTGAAGGAGCCAATTTGGATTATTCGCAAGTGTATGCAAAGGCATTCCATCATTTCGGAGATTTCGAGACGGCGGAGATTATGATGCGGATTTTTGAAGATGAAATCAAACATGTGAAACGGGGAATGCGTGTGTTTCAAAACGGGATTCCCGAAGGAAAATCGGATTGGGATTATTATCTTTCTTTGATTCAATTTCCATTCACTCCCAGAAGAGCGAAAGGGTATTATTTTATACCCGAGACGAGAAGGATGGCGGGGATGTCCGAGTCCTTTATTCAAAGCTTAGGTGATTATACGGATGAATACACTTCGCGAGTGAATCATCGGATTTTAGAACGATTCTCATTGGATGAAACCGTTTGGAAAAAATCCGACTTGCCTAAGACGCACCTCTCAGGATAG
- a CDS encoding porin, which produces MFKTKLYSLILFLFAFAVYAEDKDLEPPKEKKEEPVQTVSLPKSLKFGGFIDSYYLYNNNLPKATERKYTTQGVRNQEFNVNLAYIDMKVDEEKYRGRLALQYGTSVNTNYSSEPTKDTGSNQLGVRNLQEAYVGFRLADKTWVDGGIYFGHIGFESWISHLNWNYTRAYALDYVPYYSTGVRVSHEFTNKFSMQFHVMNGWQNITENNRDKSLGLQWKYKFTPSLTLIVNQFGGNEAPDNERKQLRLYNNTILEWHALEWMSLAGSFDAGAQKAKQSLLYEPWWNVWDSQNPIYKDSEAKAFRHWYHGTFWVSFKWDPAYRLSFRVERFYDPKQVMAQTGTRHGFMSNGYTATLDLLSWEPALLRFEYNYRRSADSIFEYRNGQTSKKEDFFVVAFSMKL; this is translated from the coding sequence ATGTTCAAAACAAAACTATATTCTCTTATATTATTCCTATTTGCATTCGCTGTGTATGCGGAAGACAAGGACTTGGAACCGCCGAAGGAAAAAAAAGAAGAGCCTGTGCAGACTGTTTCTTTGCCCAAATCACTCAAGTTTGGCGGCTTTATCGATTCTTATTATCTGTACAATAATAACCTACCCAAAGCCACGGAACGAAAATATACGACCCAAGGAGTTCGTAACCAGGAGTTCAATGTCAATCTGGCTTATATTGATATGAAAGTGGACGAAGAAAAATACAGAGGCAGGCTTGCGCTGCAATACGGAACTTCCGTAAATACGAATTATTCGTCCGAACCTACAAAGGATACTGGCTCCAATCAATTGGGTGTTCGCAATCTTCAGGAAGCGTATGTCGGGTTTCGTTTGGCGGATAAAACCTGGGTGGACGGAGGGATTTATTTCGGACATATCGGATTCGAGTCTTGGATCTCCCATTTGAATTGGAATTACACCCGGGCTTATGCACTTGACTATGTTCCTTATTACTCCACGGGAGTTCGCGTCTCTCATGAGTTTACAAATAAATTTTCTATGCAGTTTCACGTGATGAACGGATGGCAAAATATAACGGAGAATAATCGGGACAAGTCTTTGGGACTTCAATGGAAGTATAAATTCACACCGAGTTTGACTTTGATCGTAAATCAGTTCGGGGGAAATGAAGCACCGGACAACGAACGAAAACAATTAAGACTTTATAATAATACGATATTGGAATGGCATGCTTTGGAATGGATGTCTCTTGCAGGTAGTTTTGATGCAGGCGCCCAGAAAGCGAAGCAGAGTCTATTGTATGAGCCTTGGTGGAATGTTTGGGACTCTCAGAATCCGATTTACAAAGATTCGGAAGCGAAGGCATTTCGTCATTGGTATCATGGGACGTTTTGGGTCAGTTTCAAATGGGACCCAGCGTATCGTTTGAGTTTCCGGGTGGAGCGGTTTTACGATCCGAAACAGGTGATGGCTCAGACAGGAACAAGACATGGATTTATGTCTAACGGTTATACGGCGACTCTCGATTTGTTATCCTGGGAACCCGCACTTTTAAGATTCGAATACAATTACAGAAGATCCGCCGATTCCATTTTTGAATATAGAAACGGACAAACTTCCAAGAAGGAAGATTTTTTCGTAGTAGCTTTCAGTATGAAGTTATAA
- a CDS encoding efflux RND transporter permease subunit, with protein MIKDFIEKALQFRTYTLVAAIVSVVFGTWAWIDIRKEAYSDIADTQVRLIAKFPGKAAVEVEERVTLPIERVLNAIPNVAVRRSRTINGLVVFQFVFIDGTDDYFARMRLMERVRDADIPDDVDPSLGPMSSPVGEIFRYVVESKGNHTPMELRTIQDWVVMPKMLQIPGIADVVTFGGLPKQFHIVTSPDRLIRYKLTINDVIQAIQVNNLNTGGNLLLQGEQGFPIRSLGAIRDPKHIENIVVKVVNGVPVFVRDLGTVEISHPIPSGVLGYTIQNEQEGLIDVDSSVQGLVAMRRWGDPNEMGERIRAKVKEINENYLPPDVTLRTTYDRSDLVNYTLRTIGKTLVEGVVVVSLVLIFFIGSVRASLVVVATIPFAMLFAFLLMNMTGIPASLLSLGAIDFGIIVDGAVIMVENIMRRYRDASPSEKEKGILIFTRDAAAEVGTEIIFSILIIILAYLPIFSFERIEGRLFKPMAFTISFAILGALIFAMAVIPVIMSMLYKKYFESANPGPIEWHNPFYAWVEVKYEKLIGYIVDRSKKVVTYTFTVVTILLGVGMYSLGTEFLPEMDEGGFNIRIFFPVGISLPESRKFIPKIRETIYKNEQVNVVLSQLGRNDDGTDPLPPNRLEVLIGLKDYNDWQEKITKQELLLRMKNDLEATLPGCRISFSQPIMDNLSEAIMGTIADLAVFVAGDDLKVMRQIGNEVLDIVKDMKGASEYGIEQEAESPQLTIKIDREAAARFGINVSDIQQMIEAAIGMQRVSTLYEGPSDIPPKTPARFGIVVRFSKDYRASQKAIENMPIISPKGERIPLSELAKISLEDGPTMIFRQEGRRNITVRTNIRGRDQGGFVAELQKKVKQKIKLPEGYQIKFGGQYENLSRVGTKLAIVIPITILIIFGVLFMLYRNLKYVYVALACIPLSLVGGIYALLFRGYYFNVSGGVGFISLFGIATMAGVLFVSRTNHLLIDEPTISTKLAVSKAAVIQLRPMLMTMLLALLGLIPATLGTGVGSDVQRPLATVIVGGLFSAMCLVLTVLPSLYLMVVGERNKTDASTLYPRTSSFNSFKENYDYEEEESVSEQKKTKKGSNKKKTK; from the coding sequence ATGATTAAAGATTTTATAGAAAAAGCCTTACAGTTCCGCACTTACACTCTAGTCGCGGCAATCGTCTCTGTCGTATTCGGAACCTGGGCATGGATCGATATTCGTAAAGAAGCCTACTCCGATATCGCAGACACACAGGTCAGACTTATAGCAAAATTCCCCGGAAAAGCGGCGGTAGAAGTGGAAGAAAGGGTAACCCTTCCCATTGAACGGGTATTAAATGCAATCCCGAATGTTGCCGTTAGACGATCCAGAACAATCAACGGTTTGGTGGTCTTCCAATTCGTATTCATTGACGGCACTGACGACTACTTTGCCCGTATGCGTCTTATGGAAAGAGTAAGAGATGCGGATATCCCAGACGATGTGGATCCGTCTCTGGGGCCGATGAGTTCTCCTGTAGGTGAAATTTTCCGCTATGTAGTGGAGTCCAAAGGCAATCACACTCCTATGGAACTGAGAACCATCCAAGATTGGGTGGTTATGCCCAAGATGTTGCAGATTCCCGGAATTGCCGACGTAGTTACGTTTGGCGGTCTGCCGAAACAATTTCACATTGTAACATCCCCCGATCGTTTGATTCGTTATAAATTGACAATCAATGACGTAATCCAGGCAATCCAGGTGAACAACCTGAATACGGGAGGGAACCTGCTCCTACAGGGAGAACAAGGTTTTCCCATCCGTTCCCTTGGTGCCATCCGGGATCCCAAACATATTGAAAACATAGTAGTTAAAGTAGTAAACGGAGTTCCCGTATTCGTCCGGGATTTGGGGACCGTTGAAATTTCCCATCCTATTCCGAGCGGTGTCCTCGGGTATACGATCCAAAACGAACAGGAGGGATTGATCGACGTCGATTCGTCTGTCCAAGGTTTGGTGGCGATGCGCCGATGGGGTGATCCCAACGAAATGGGCGAAAGAATCCGTGCCAAAGTCAAAGAGATCAATGAAAACTATCTTCCTCCCGATGTGACTCTCAGAACCACTTACGATCGAAGCGATTTGGTCAATTATACTCTTAGAACCATCGGTAAAACTCTGGTGGAGGGAGTGGTTGTAGTCAGTCTTGTTTTGATTTTTTTCATCGGAAGTGTCAGAGCTTCTTTGGTTGTAGTGGCCACGATTCCGTTTGCCATGTTGTTTGCATTTTTGCTTATGAATATGACAGGGATTCCTGCCAGTCTACTTTCATTAGGTGCAATTGATTTCGGAATCATAGTCGACGGTGCCGTTATCATGGTGGAAAATATCATGAGGCGCTACAGAGATGCGTCCCCTTCCGAAAAAGAAAAAGGCATTCTTATCTTCACAAGAGATGCCGCCGCCGAAGTGGGAACCGAGATTATATTCTCGATCTTAATCATTATCCTGGCATATTTACCTATTTTTTCTTTCGAAAGAATCGAAGGTCGTTTGTTCAAGCCGATGGCTTTCACAATTTCTTTTGCCATCTTAGGTGCATTGATTTTTGCGATGGCTGTCATTCCTGTCATCATGTCGATGTTGTATAAAAAATACTTCGAGTCGGCAAATCCCGGGCCAATCGAATGGCATAATCCTTTCTATGCCTGGGTAGAAGTAAAATATGAAAAACTGATCGGATATATAGTAGACCGTTCCAAAAAAGTAGTCACATATACATTTACGGTTGTTACGATACTGCTCGGAGTCGGGATGTACAGTCTCGGTACCGAATTTCTTCCCGAAATGGATGAGGGTGGATTCAACATTCGTATCTTTTTTCCCGTAGGGATTTCCTTACCCGAATCCCGCAAATTCATTCCTAAAATCAGAGAGACCATTTATAAGAATGAACAAGTCAACGTAGTTCTTTCCCAATTGGGGAGAAACGATGACGGAACAGATCCACTTCCACCAAACCGACTTGAGGTGCTCATCGGCTTAAAAGATTATAACGATTGGCAGGAAAAGATTACCAAACAGGAACTTTTGCTTCGTATGAAAAACGACTTGGAAGCGACTCTTCCGGGTTGTAGAATCAGTTTTTCCCAGCCGATTATGGATAACCTTTCCGAGGCCATCATGGGAACCATTGCCGACTTGGCGGTATTTGTTGCCGGAGATGATCTCAAGGTGATGCGCCAAATCGGAAACGAAGTCTTGGATATCGTTAAGGACATGAAAGGTGCCAGCGAATACGGAATTGAGCAAGAAGCGGAAAGTCCTCAATTAACTATAAAAATCGATCGCGAAGCAGCCGCTCGTTTCGGAATCAACGTAAGTGATATTCAACAAATGATTGAAGCCGCGATCGGGATGCAGAGAGTCAGTACTCTTTACGAAGGTCCTTCCGACATTCCCCCAAAAACACCTGCTAGATTTGGTATCGTAGTTAGATTCTCCAAAGACTATAGAGCTTCTCAAAAAGCGATTGAGAACATGCCGATCATTTCTCCGAAAGGAGAAAGGATTCCGCTTTCGGAACTGGCAAAGATCAGTCTGGAAGACGGGCCGACTATGATCTTTCGCCAAGAAGGAAGAAGAAATATTACCGTTAGAACCAATATCCGCGGAAGAGACCAAGGCGGTTTTGTTGCGGAACTGCAAAAAAAGGTAAAACAAAAGATCAAATTGCCGGAAGGCTATCAAATCAAATTCGGCGGCCAGTATGAAAACCTATCCCGTGTAGGAACGAAACTCGCCATCGTGATTCCGATTACGATTCTAATCATATTTGGCGTTCTATTTATGTTGTATCGCAATTTAAAGTATGTCTATGTTGCACTTGCTTGTATCCCTCTTTCGTTAGTCGGGGGAATCTATGCATTATTATTCCGAGGATACTACTTCAACGTATCAGGTGGGGTAGGATTTATATCCCTCTTCGGAATCGCAACGATGGCCGGTGTACTTTTTGTATCCAGAACCAACCATCTACTCATCGATGAGCCGACGATTTCCACAAAACTTGCAGTAAGTAAAGCAGCGGTAATCCAACTTCGACCTATGTTAATGACTATGTTGTTGGCATTACTCGGCCTTATTCCTGCTACCTTAGGAACAGGTGTGGGTTCGGATGTGCAAAGGCCTCTTGCTACTGTGATCGTAGGAGGTCTTTTCTCCGCCATGTGTTTGGTGTTAACTGTATTGCCTTCTTTGTATCTGATGGTAGTCGGAGAAAGAAACAAAACGGACGCTTCCACACTTTATCCGCGCACTTCCAGCTTTAACTCGTTTAAAGAAAATTACGATTATGAAGAAGAAGAGTCCGTCTCGGAACAAAAGAAAACGAAAAAAGGTTCGAATAAAAAGAAAACGAAATAA